In the Streptomyces sp. NBC_00193 genome, TCAGGTGCTGTTGGCGGAGGGGCCGGTGCTGTACTTCAACCAGGTCCCCGAGGCCAAGACGGTCAAGAACCGAATCCACCTGTGCCTGCGCCCCGAGACCTCGCGGGACCAGGAAGTGGACCGGCTCCTGGGGCTCGGAGCCACCCTCGTCGGCGATCACCGGAACCCGGACGGTTCGGGCTGGGCGGTCCTCGCCGACCTCAACATTCCTGACTACCAGTTCTGAGCATACGCGGAGGCCCGGATGAGCGCCCCAGAGGATGCCGTGAACCACATCAGCCTCAGCGTGTTCCGTGGGGATTCTGATGCTCTGGTGACGCCCCACCTAGCTCGCGTGATCGGCCACGACTCCCCGATGCTGCACCTTCGGCGCCGGACTGACGGGGGCATGTTTGACCGCTTCCGCGATCACGCCGAAGAGCTCTGGGGTAGGACCCTGCCCGTACGGTAGAGGAAACCCACAACTTAGGCCCCACTAACTGCGCGTTTACCTGCCTTGCGACTGGCGGGCCTCTGCTGCGTCAGCCAGCCAATAAAAACCCCACACCCGCCTCCCAAAGGAGACGAATGCAGGGGCTTTTACTGTAAAGCTGCGATCTGCACTGGTCCCAGGAATGCGGAAGTTCGAGGATTCTAGTTTCGAAACGGAATTACCACGCAAAGCCATCTCCACCAAAACCGCCCAATGAGCCATGCAAGTTTTTTGCCTCCCTGCCGATCAATGGCGGGAGGGGAAGGGGACACCCCCCTGGGTAAGGCAGGAACCCAGGCCGAATCGGCTTCACATTTGCCGCCGCCCAACCGCCCGGTTGCGCTTAGCGGTCTCGCGGTTGTGACACTGCGTGCACAGCGGGCGCAGCCGGCTCGGAACATCCGGATCAGGCACGCCCCGAGCAACCAGCGAGCGTCTCGACTCCGGGAAGTGGTCGGCCACTTGAGCCATTCCGCCGCCAGCAGACACCACGGGTTGCGGTACAGGTAGGCACGCCTCACGCGCTGCCAACGGGTCGCATAGCCCCGCTCGGCGGTAGACCCTCGCTGCCTGTCCGCCTCACGCTGGTGAGCCTCACAGCGGCCCCCAGACGTCAGCTCGGGACAGCCCGGGACCGAGCACGGGGGGCGTGGTTTGCGGGGCATGGGGGATCACCCCCTAGGTAGGGCCAGGGGGACGTACACGCGCACGTTCGACGTCACGTGAGTTTCCTTTTCGGTGGTACGTCATGAGCTCGGGCAGCACTCAGCCGACGAAAAACACAAGGTGAGAGACTCTCTTATCCAGAGTGTCAAATTGCGACTCTCGGCTTTGTACAGATACGGCGCATGACGCACAGGGGGTGGGCAGTGCTTCACTTGAGGCATGACTCCAGAGACCACGAGCCGCCCCGCGCTCGAACTGCGCTGCGGTGGGCTGCACTTGACCGTGCAACGCATCCCCGGTTGGCTCGTCGGACTGATCACCACAGCCAGCGGCGCCGCTGCAACATGGTGGACGACCCGCTAGCCGCAGCGCTCGCCGGCTCATGGCGGACCGGGGCACCCGGGACAGAGCACGGGGGGCGGGATCTGCGGGGCACGGCGAACATGTGAGTGCGCACCCCCACGGGGAGGAGAACGGCTGGACCTCCAGCCACTCCGCCGTCGAGGTCGTCGGGCGAACCACAAAGGTGAGGCTCACTCGGTACGAAAGTGGTCAACCATTGGCGTGCACGTCCCCCTGACCCTTGGCGCAATGAGCAGTGCAGCCAGGGCCACGGCATCCACGTCGTGATCCACCCGCAGGTCGTCGTCCGCCGCGACGTCACCGGCAAGCGCGATAGCCCGATGACGTGATCAGCGCGATAGTCCTCGGGGGCAGCAACGCCTCCGGCTTACCGAACGCATCCGCTCCGTCGCCGCCTTCGACCAACCTGCCGCGCTCACGTCGATGCAGGCCAGTGCCGTTCGGATACCTCCAGCGCTCCTACCTGCACACCGCCCAGGCGCTCCGGCCAAGCTGTACCCGAGCCCCCGGACCAGTCGTACCAAACAGAACCGGCCGTGGCGTTGCGGTGCTTCCTCATTCCTTCCCTCAACACCTACGTCACGCAATGGCGCGCGACAGGAGCCAGAGGGCATGCAACGCCAACAGGGCGATGCCAAGAGGGAGGACGGCAAGATGAGCCGCAGCACGAAAACCACCACCCCGCTTCCAGCACTCGAAATCCGCTGCGGCGGACTGCACTTGACCATTCAGCGCGTTCCCGTGTGGCTCGTCTCGCTGGTAGCCACAGCCGCAGGCACCGTTGCCACGTGGTGGGCGCACCAGTAGAACGCCTCAGCGCGACGGAACAGCGGCCCCGAACTCTGTACGCGTCTTCAGCCCGTGGCAGCCGTGGCACAGCACTTGCACGTTGCCGTCTACGTCCTCGCCGCCGAGGGACAGCGGACGCACATGGTCCACGTCCACCCCATCCGCGGGGAAGTCGGTCAGGCACCAGTCACACCATCCCGAGCCCCGGTCCGTCACGAGCCGGCGGAGTCGCGCAGCAGCGTCATAGCGGGCCGCACGATGTCGGCTCCGGGCTCGTCGGGTGCGGACCGTGGCCCGGTCCTCGTAGGTACCGTGGTGCGTCTTGCAGCGGCCCCGCCGAGCGCGGAAGCGGCGATGTCGTCTGCCTCGCGCTGGCGTTCGGGGCTGGTCGTTTCATCAGTAAGGACGGACAGGCGCACGCAGCGCACACCCCGCAGAGTCTGCGTTTCGAGAGAGGTGCCCACAAGCGGGTTCCGGGGTGCACTGTTCATGCTCCCCGTGGGGACGGAGGGATTCCCACTACCGGGCTTGACCAGGACCGATGCCGCCATGCCGCCACGCCGCCATGCCGCCACTCCAGAACGTCTAGTTCTGAGTGTTGGGAGACCCCGAGGGCAACGAATTCTGCGTCCTGCGCAGCGAGTCCGACCGCGCCGCCGCACACACACCCTGACGGCAGACACGCCCGATGGCGCCGCCCGCTTCGCCGCGACGCGTACGCGGGCTACCTCAGCGCTCTCCATGACCGCGACATCGCCATGGACGCCGTTCTCGCGGCCCGCACCGTCATCGGCAAGGCCGCGTGACCGCACCGCCGTTCGTTCGGGTGCGGAAGGAACTAGTGCCGTATCAGCCGGCGTTCGCCCTGTAGTGCCTCGGATCGCGGATGGCACATGTCCCGGCGAACGCGACGTCGGAAATCCGCCAGCATGCTCGCGGTCGGTCGAGTGAGAATCCGCTCATGGTCGCTGAAGCGCAGGGAATCCGTATCCGGCACCGCGGGTATGAACCGCAGGTCCATCCCACCGCCTACGTCGCCCCCACGGCCACGCTCGTCGGCGATGTCCGCGTGGGGCCGAGGGCGCGGGTGATGTACGGTGCCGTGCTCGATGCCGAGGGGTCCCGGATCGAGGTCGGGGAAGCGGCGGTGATCTGCGAGAACGCGGTGCTGCGCGGGTCTGCGGTGGCCGGTGATCAGCCGGTGCTCGTCGCCGATCACGTCTTCGTGGGGCCGCATGCCACGCTGCTGGGCTGCGAGGTCGGCAGGTGCGCCTATGTGGCGACCGCGGCGACGGTCCTGCAGTGCGCGCAGCTGGGGGCCGGCTCGGTTGTCGCTGTCGGCGCGCTCGTCCATGCGCGCACCGTCGTGCCGGACGAGTACTTCGTGCCGCCGCACACCGTGGCG is a window encoding:
- a CDS encoding VOC family protein, whose protein sequence is MVSVVQNVAIDCADAYELARFWSRVTGSPLSPEDGPGARETQVLLAEGPVLYFNQVPEAKTVKNRIHLCLRPETSRDQEVDRLLGLGATLVGDHRNPDGSGWAVLADLNIPDYQF
- a CDS encoding HNH endonuclease, which translates into the protein MTDRGSGWCDWCLTDFPADGVDVDHVRPLSLGGEDVDGNVQVLCHGCHGLKTRTEFGAAVPSR
- a CDS encoding gamma carbonic anhydrase family protein — its product is MVAEAQGIRIRHRGYEPQVHPTAYVAPTATLVGDVRVGPRARVMYGAVLDAEGSRIEVGEAAVICENAVLRGSAVAGDQPVLVADHVFVGPHATLLGCEVGRCAYVATAATVLQCAQLGAGSVVAVGALVHARTVVPDEYFVPPHTVALDAPVRLLAPGDPGLAEAIRQVGFAQVAFGVDAEWTDRISRYEHIAEVRVAEFGAHADDEILNPG